In one window of Paraflavitalea soli DNA:
- a CDS encoding sensor histidine kinase: MLVFACLSAIAQDRAAWQDSLQKALPAHVADTAKVNLQNKLAASYIQTNLDSMFSMARQAKSLAAQLKYARGIADATVQIAIANRNKGNYTTALEEFHQAISSYEQLKATIPQAGAHLHMAQVYKDMSGSSLTKEYLDKSILYSRQSYNLYQSVPDTAGMVNALNMLGILYRDIGKLKGTEHYYDTAWGAYDQALQLISVSGKGTEHAGKLYNNMSQVYLEYRKDYPKALEYLFKAVEYNKSRHNLASLSFNYGNISNAYVKMHNAGQALLYARKMQESAIQLNRPERLVNAYRQLHESFKAGGKPDSALFYYVLADKMDDSLNNVTKTNQVVDLQTKYETAKKESQIQMLQLESNANNRRITFLVIGVIVFAGLAACMIWLYRRVKKQRQQIAIQSKNLEMMMKELHHRVKNNLQIVSSLLSLQTYKVQDEGAVSVLRESQQRVQAMSFIHQRLYKKEELTAVNMKEYLTDLAESLLSSYGFDRDGFDLQIKIDREMMDIDKALPIGLIINEMITNSLKYAYRDIQHPSLLIRVTEDSHHMIFVIKDNGIGINEEAWKQKGNSFGKQLIGALCKQMRAKQTLVINEGTEFTITIPRQAA, encoded by the coding sequence ATGCTTGTTTTTGCCTGTTTGTCAGCTATAGCACAAGACCGTGCTGCCTGGCAGGACAGCCTTCAGAAGGCATTACCCGCGCATGTAGCCGACACAGCCAAAGTGAATCTCCAGAACAAACTGGCTGCCAGTTATATTCAGACTAACCTGGATAGTATGTTCAGCATGGCCCGGCAGGCCAAATCGCTGGCAGCGCAGTTGAAATATGCCAGGGGCATTGCAGACGCTACTGTTCAGATAGCTATTGCCAATCGCAATAAAGGCAATTACACTACGGCATTGGAAGAGTTTCACCAGGCAATCAGCAGCTATGAACAATTAAAAGCTACCATCCCCCAGGCGGGCGCCCACCTCCATATGGCCCAGGTGTACAAGGATATGTCGGGATCCAGCCTCACCAAAGAATACCTGGACAAAAGCATTCTCTACAGCCGGCAATCTTATAATTTATACCAATCTGTACCCGACACGGCCGGCATGGTCAATGCCCTGAATATGCTGGGCATTCTTTACCGCGATATTGGCAAATTAAAGGGTACTGAACATTATTATGATACCGCCTGGGGCGCCTATGACCAGGCCCTGCAGTTGATCAGTGTTTCCGGCAAGGGAACAGAACATGCCGGTAAGTTGTACAATAATATGAGCCAGGTGTACCTGGAATACAGGAAAGACTATCCCAAAGCACTGGAATACCTTTTCAAGGCAGTGGAGTATAATAAAAGCCGGCACAACCTTGCCAGCCTTTCCTTCAACTATGGCAATATTTCCAATGCCTATGTAAAGATGCATAATGCTGGACAGGCATTATTGTATGCCCGCAAAATGCAGGAATCGGCTATACAGTTGAACCGGCCGGAACGTTTGGTAAATGCTTACAGGCAATTGCATGAATCGTTCAAGGCAGGTGGTAAACCCGATTCGGCCTTGTTCTATTATGTGTTGGCCGATAAGATGGATGACTCATTGAACAACGTAACCAAAACCAACCAGGTAGTAGACCTGCAAACCAAATACGAAACGGCCAAAAAGGAATCACAGATACAAATGCTTCAGCTGGAAAGCAATGCCAACAACCGGCGTATTACCTTCCTGGTGATCGGTGTGATCGTCTTTGCGGGCCTGGCCGCCTGTATGATATGGCTGTACCGCCGGGTAAAAAAACAACGCCAGCAGATAGCCATCCAGTCGAAAAACCTGGAAATGATGATGAAGGAGCTGCATCACCGGGTAAAGAACAACCTGCAGATCGTGAGCAGCCTGCTGAGCCTGCAAACCTATAAAGTACAGGATGAGGGCGCCGTATCGGTATTGCGGGAAAGCCAGCAGCGTGTACAGGCTATGAGCTTTATTCACCAGCGGCTCTATAAGAAAGAAGAGCTTACAGCGGTAAACATGAAAGAATACCTGACCGACCTGGCCGAATCGCTCCTGTCGTCCTATGGCTTTGACCGGGATGGTTTTGACCTGCAAATAAAAATAGACCGGGAAATGATGGACATTGATAAGGCGCTGCCCATCGGGCTTATCATAAATGAAATGATCACCAATTCCCTGAAATATGCCTACCGGGATATTCAACACCCCTCCTTATTGATCCGTGTTACAGAAGACAGCCACCATATGATCTTTGTGATCAAAGACAATGGCATTGGCATCAACGAGGAGGCCTGGAAGCAAAAAGGCAACTCCTTTGGCAAGCAGTTGATCGGCGCTTTGTGCAAACAAATGCGGGCAAAACAAACATTAGTGATCAATGAGGGGACAGAGTTTACCATTACGATACCCCGGCAGGCGGCATAA